In Paenibacillus phoenicis, one genomic interval encodes:
- a CDS encoding ABC transporter ATP-binding protein, with the protein MSDNAKIRFENVTKTFTVRDPKKSGAAQLFTAVKDLNFTVREGEFLTLVGPSGCGKSTLLDMISGLSAPTRGRILMDGEEITGPGLDRGIVFQQYALFPWKTARGNIEFGLEAKGVPKQERKEQADHFLSLVGLASFGDRYPHELSGGMKQRVAIARSLAFNPDVLLMDEPFAALDAQTRESLQGELLRIWEQTKKTIIFITHGIDEAVYLGERVVVLTPGPGTVRHIVDVPLNSRLDDADVRSHPDFVKIRHEVWNLLHEPVYQGAYI; encoded by the coding sequence ATGTCAGACAACGCAAAAATCAGGTTCGAGAACGTGACGAAAACTTTCACCGTCCGTGACCCTAAAAAAAGCGGGGCAGCTCAACTGTTTACGGCGGTCAAAGATTTGAACTTCACCGTCAGGGAAGGGGAATTTCTAACGCTAGTCGGGCCAAGCGGTTGCGGAAAATCTACGCTGCTGGATATGATCAGCGGGTTGTCCGCTCCGACCCGCGGGAGAATTCTGATGGACGGCGAGGAAATTACAGGTCCCGGCTTAGATCGCGGCATCGTGTTTCAGCAATATGCCTTATTTCCTTGGAAGACGGCCCGGGGCAACATCGAGTTTGGATTGGAGGCCAAAGGGGTACCCAAGCAGGAACGGAAGGAACAAGCCGATCATTTCCTCTCCCTTGTCGGGCTTGCTTCCTTCGGCGACCGATATCCGCATGAGCTGTCCGGCGGGATGAAGCAACGTGTCGCCATCGCTCGCAGCCTCGCGTTTAACCCGGATGTGCTGCTTATGGATGAACCGTTTGCAGCATTGGATGCTCAGACGCGGGAATCTTTGCAGGGGGAATTGCTGAGAATCTGGGAGCAAACAAAAAAGACGATTATTTTTATCACCCATGGGATTGATGAGGCCGTTTATCTGGGGGAACGCGTTGTCGTTCTTACACCGGGCCCCGGTACGGTTAGGCATATCGTCGATGTCCCGCTTAATTCGAGACTCGACGATGCGGATGTTCGCTCCCATCCCGATTTCGTAAAGATCCGTCATGAAGTCTGGAATCTGCTTCACGAGCCGGTGTATCAAGGAGCTTATATCTAA
- a CDS encoding ABC transporter permease, producing the protein METAKSVPASLPARNLKVALVAGLRKLVRQSIVLIGLFLLWEAAPRLGLVDPAFLPPFTEVVRSLVHLITSGELLQHFSASIVRSLTGFLLALIVAIPLGLIIGWYPTARELLNPILELFRNTAALALLPVFMLLLGIGETSKIAIVLFACAWPILLNTIAAVGNVDPLLIKSAKSMKLSSSKLFLKVILPASVPTIFTGIRMAGTGAILVLIAAEMVGAKEGLGYLITYSQYNFEIPKMYAGILAISLLGLIINYGLVSLEHKLSKWNTQTNS; encoded by the coding sequence ATGGAAACCGCAAAGTCCGTCCCAGCAAGCCTGCCGGCAAGGAATTTAAAAGTAGCTCTGGTTGCAGGTCTGCGCAAATTGGTACGGCAATCGATTGTTCTGATTGGCTTGTTTCTGCTATGGGAAGCCGCTCCCCGATTGGGGCTGGTCGATCCGGCATTTTTGCCGCCGTTCACTGAGGTGGTGAGGTCCCTGGTTCACTTGATCACTTCGGGTGAATTGCTCCAACACTTTTCGGCAAGTATTGTCCGATCGCTGACCGGATTTCTGTTGGCCTTGATTGTGGCCATTCCGTTAGGACTCATCATTGGCTGGTACCCTACAGCGCGGGAGCTGCTAAATCCGATCCTTGAACTGTTCCGGAATACCGCAGCGCTGGCCTTGCTTCCGGTGTTTATGCTGCTGCTTGGTATTGGGGAGACCTCCAAAATTGCGATTGTCCTCTTTGCTTGCGCCTGGCCGATCCTTCTGAATACGATCGCGGCCGTTGGCAACGTCGACCCCTTGCTCATCAAGTCCGCCAAGTCGATGAAGTTATCCTCTTCCAAGCTGTTCTTGAAGGTGATTTTGCCGGCCTCCGTGCCAACGATTTTTACCGGAATCCGCATGGCTGGGACAGGGGCGATTCTCGTATTGATTGCCGCTGAGATGGTCGGGGCGAAGGAAGGGCTCGGGTATCTGATCACGTATTCGCAGTACAATTTCGAAATTCCTAAAATGTATGCGGGGATTCTCGCCATCTCCTTGCTTGGTCTGATCATTAACTACGGTTTAGTGAGTTTGGAGCACAAGTTATCGAAATGGAATACGCAGACGAACAGTTAA
- a CDS encoding LLM class flavin-dependent oxidoreductase translates to MSNKQMKLGAFFNLPGHHVASWRHPRTVAHRTFDLEYLQDLARLAEQGKFDMIFFADVLGLRPSGNQAASALKLDPLIILAALASVTKHIGLTATLTTTYNEPYQVARKFAAIDHLSKGRAAWNVVTSANERESLLFGKPKHLEHARRYERADEFVEVVKKLWLSIEREAIVLDKEGGRILDVEKLHPLDFEGEWFKVQGLLDAPSTPQGHPVIVQAGSSEAGKELAAKTAEVIFTAWQTLEEAQTFYRDVKGRLAKYGRKPDDLKIMPGVFITVAKTEAEAIAKRKELNSYILPEVGLEYLSNFIGTDLTGYDVDAPLPEFAASEDKTNPQIRSNLIRALAEREGLTTIREVYEHIAGARGHREIVGTPGQIADQLEEWFLNEGADGFNIMPPTFPEGFRDIVELVIPELQRRGLFRTEYESTTLRGNLGLSVPAYPSRQEAPSALI, encoded by the coding sequence ATGTCAAACAAGCAAATGAAATTGGGAGCTTTCTTTAATTTGCCGGGGCATCACGTGGCGAGCTGGCGGCATCCGCGAACTGTTGCTCATCGTACGTTCGACCTCGAGTACTTGCAGGACTTGGCACGGTTAGCTGAGCAAGGAAAGTTTGATATGATCTTCTTCGCCGACGTCCTTGGTCTGCGCCCTTCCGGTAACCAGGCAGCATCGGCCCTTAAGCTGGATCCGCTGATTATTCTCGCTGCGCTTGCGTCCGTCACTAAACATATCGGCCTCACCGCGACGTTGACGACAACCTATAACGAACCTTATCAAGTGGCACGAAAATTCGCGGCGATCGATCACTTATCGAAGGGGCGTGCGGCTTGGAATGTCGTCACCTCTGCCAATGAGAGGGAATCGCTGCTGTTCGGCAAGCCCAAGCATCTCGAGCATGCCCGCAGATATGAACGGGCGGATGAGTTTGTGGAAGTCGTGAAGAAGCTCTGGCTTTCCATCGAACGGGAGGCGATTGTCCTTGACAAGGAAGGCGGTCGAATCTTGGACGTCGAGAAACTTCATCCGTTGGATTTTGAAGGCGAGTGGTTTAAAGTTCAGGGGCTGCTGGACGCACCTTCCACGCCGCAGGGGCACCCAGTCATCGTACAAGCGGGTTCGTCGGAGGCAGGCAAAGAGCTGGCAGCCAAAACCGCAGAGGTCATCTTCACCGCATGGCAGACGCTGGAGGAAGCCCAAACGTTCTATCGGGATGTGAAGGGCCGACTGGCGAAGTATGGACGTAAGCCGGATGATCTAAAAATCATGCCGGGGGTGTTCATCACGGTGGCGAAGACGGAGGCAGAAGCGATTGCCAAGCGGAAGGAGCTGAACAGCTACATTTTGCCGGAAGTTGGCTTGGAGTATTTGTCTAACTTCATCGGGACCGATCTGACGGGCTATGATGTGGATGCCCCGCTGCCGGAATTTGCAGCGTCCGAGGACAAGACGAATCCGCAGATTCGCTCCAATCTGATCCGGGCGCTGGCCGAACGTGAAGGATTAACCACGATCCGCGAGGTGTATGAGCATATTGCCGGAGCACGGGGGCACCGGGAAATCGTAGGTACGCCGGGGCAGATCGCCGACCAACTGGAGGAATGGTTCCTGAATGAAGGGGCGGACGGCTTCAACATCATGCCGCCTACGTTCCCGGAAGGATTTCGCGATATCGTCGAGCTTGTCATTCCGGAGCTGCAGCGGCGGGGTTTGTTCCGTACGGAATATGAGAGCACCACATTACGAGGCAATTTAGGATTATCGGTTCCCGCTTATCCTTCACGCCAAGAAGCGCCATCCGCTTTGATCTAA
- a CDS encoding ABC transporter substrate-binding protein, with the protein MHKSRRQSITLLAVALVAGALLAGCAGGKAGANGGEDKVLQYNSSPGAVSFPELAEDLGFLGDVKLESIGSTTGGPESIQLTATRQTDFGSAFNGAIIKSVAQNVKIKSVVGSYGSDKDTYIGAYVLEESPIRTAKDFIGKKVGVNTLGAHLEFMTKDYLRFGGLTDKEISQVTLVTVPSGNAEQILRSGQIDVVLLSGVARDRALEKGGLVELFKDIDVYQTEFTAGDYFFTEEYIKNNPNTVRQFVEGVAKAIEWERTTPREEVIKRMESIVEKRDGKDATLNLKYWRSPGIATEGGVITPDEYQRWIDWLVNEGELKEGQLKPEELYTNEFNPYAK; encoded by the coding sequence ATGCATAAATCAAGGAGACAATCCATAACACTGCTGGCAGTGGCGCTGGTTGCCGGGGCCTTGCTGGCGGGTTGCGCTGGAGGCAAAGCCGGGGCAAACGGGGGCGAAGATAAGGTGCTCCAATACAATTCATCCCCGGGTGCGGTGTCATTTCCGGAGCTGGCTGAGGATCTTGGGTTTCTGGGGGATGTGAAGCTGGAGTCTATCGGCAGCACAACAGGTGGTCCAGAGAGCATTCAATTAACGGCGACGAGGCAGACCGATTTTGGGTCGGCGTTTAACGGGGCGATCATTAAATCGGTGGCCCAGAACGTCAAGATCAAATCGGTGGTCGGTTCGTACGGCAGCGATAAAGATACGTACATCGGCGCTTATGTGCTGGAGGAAAGCCCGATCCGGACGGCTAAAGATTTTATCGGCAAAAAGGTTGGTGTTAACACGTTAGGCGCGCATTTGGAATTTATGACCAAGGATTACTTGCGATTCGGCGGATTAACCGATAAAGAAATCAGCCAAGTAACCCTGGTTACCGTGCCTTCGGGAAATGCGGAGCAAATTTTGCGCAGCGGTCAGATCGATGTTGTTCTCTTAAGCGGCGTAGCGAGAGACCGGGCTTTGGAAAAAGGCGGTCTCGTGGAATTATTCAAGGATATCGACGTTTATCAGACGGAGTTTACGGCAGGGGATTACTTTTTTACTGAGGAGTATATTAAGAACAACCCGAATACAGTAAGGCAATTCGTTGAAGGCGTCGCGAAAGCGATCGAGTGGGAGCGCACCACGCCGCGAGAAGAAGTGATCAAGCGAATGGAGAGCATCGTTGAGAAGAGAGACGGCAAAGACGCAACCCTGAATCTGAAATACTGGAGGAGCCCGGGGATTGCTACGGAAGGAGGGGTGATCACTCCGGATGAATACCAGCGCTGGATCGATTGGTTGGTTAACGAGGGCGAACTGAAGGAGGGACAGTTGAAACCGGAGGAACTGTATACCAACGAATTTAATCCCTATGCGAAGTAA
- a CDS encoding DUF3906 family protein: MYLYRLEADTSAGPFTIVIAADGEEEAFAAAEEHLQRQVLPAPTITELTIVEKKRLVPGAGYVVAISEPR, translated from the coding sequence ATGTACCTGTATCGATTGGAGGCCGACACTTCCGCCGGTCCGTTTACGATTGTCATTGCCGCCGATGGGGAGGAAGAGGCGTTTGCCGCGGCGGAAGAGCATTTGCAGCGGCAAGTGCTGCCCGCTCCTACAATCACGGAGCTGACGATTGTGGAGAAGAAGCGGCTGGTGCCTGGGGCAGGGTACGTCGTGGCCATCAGCGAACCGCGCTAA
- a CDS encoding MATE family efflux transporter, which translates to MKQTYTLKQKYAQFLRILVPILITQVTMSLMTFFDTMMSGHASPADLAGTAIGSSLWIPVQTGLSGILMGITPIVSQLVGAGEKNKVGYHVIQAIWLSVAVSLVVLLAGALSVSPVLNSMGLEPKVHHVAFYFLVAISTGIVPLFGYIVLRSFIDALGQTRISMMITLISLPLNVGAGYLLIFGRGGFPRLGGIGSGIATAFTYWCIFLIALWIVHRKEPFAAYGVFGKLHRVSLTKWWELMRIGVPIGFAIFFETAVFAAVTLLMSRFDTVTIAAHQAANNFASTLYMIPLSICLALTILVGFETGAARLKDARQYAALGIGTAAAMALATAVLLMLFRTGVAQLYSSEPEVVSLIKHFLVYAIFFQMSDAIATPTQGVLRGYKDVSPGFWISLLAYWIIGLPLGYFLANYTSQGPYGYWIGLITGLAVAAVLLLYRLIMIQRRIASRLIHPAESP; encoded by the coding sequence ATGAAACAAACGTATACCCTGAAGCAGAAATACGCTCAATTTTTACGCATTTTAGTTCCGATTCTGATCACCCAGGTCACGATGTCGTTAATGACCTTCTTCGATACGATGATGTCCGGCCATGCAAGTCCGGCAGACCTGGCGGGAACAGCGATCGGATCAAGCCTTTGGATTCCGGTGCAAACCGGTCTCAGCGGGATCCTGATGGGCATCACGCCCATCGTGTCTCAGCTCGTAGGGGCCGGAGAGAAGAATAAAGTAGGCTATCATGTTATTCAGGCAATCTGGTTATCGGTAGCCGTGAGCCTGGTTGTCCTGCTGGCCGGTGCACTGTCGGTCTCCCCTGTGCTGAATTCGATGGGCCTCGAGCCCAAGGTTCACCATGTGGCTTTCTATTTTCTCGTGGCGATTTCCACAGGAATCGTTCCATTGTTTGGTTATATCGTGCTGCGTTCGTTTATCGATGCGCTCGGGCAAACGCGCATATCGATGATGATTACGCTGATCTCGCTTCCGTTAAACGTAGGCGCCGGATACCTGCTGATTTTTGGCCGCGGCGGCTTCCCCCGTCTTGGCGGCATCGGCTCCGGAATCGCTACGGCTTTTACGTATTGGTGCATTTTCCTGATTGCCTTGTGGATCGTGCATCGGAAGGAACCGTTCGCGGCGTACGGCGTGTTCGGCAAGCTGCATCGCGTATCGCTGACCAAATGGTGGGAGCTGATGCGAATCGGCGTCCCGATCGGCTTCGCGATCTTTTTCGAGACGGCGGTCTTTGCCGCGGTGACGCTGCTGATGAGCCGGTTCGATACCGTCACGATCGCAGCTCACCAAGCGGCGAACAACTTCGCCTCAACGCTGTACATGATCCCGCTCAGCATCTGTCTGGCGCTGACGATCCTCGTCGGCTTCGAGACCGGTGCTGCCCGGCTCAAGGACGCCCGGCAATACGCGGCGCTTGGCATCGGCACCGCTGCCGCTATGGCATTGGCCACCGCTGTCCTGCTGATGCTGTTCCGTACAGGTGTCGCCCAGCTCTACTCCAGCGAACCCGAAGTTGTATCGCTAATCAAGCACTTCCTGGTATACGCGATCTTCTTCCAGATGTCCGATGCCATTGCGACGCCCACCCAAGGCGTGCTGCGCGGGTATAAGGACGTCAGTCCCGGCTTCTGGATCTCGTTGCTTGCCTACTGGATCATCGGCCTGCCACTGGGATACTTCCTGGCCAACTACACGTCGCAAGGCCCTTACGGATACTGGATTGGCCTCATTACCGGGCTGGCTGTGGCCGCTGTCTTGCTGCTATATCGCCTAATCATGATCCAACGCCGTATAGCCAGCCGCCTGATTCATCCGGCGGAATCGCCATAA
- a CDS encoding putative glycoside hydrolase gives MNIIWTLLLLALGTGSGAAPQEQAAGNEAVQANTMWTSVAHTFKVNLAEGRLDNPIKPSDLKVDPQVDAPKVKGIYVTAYSAGGSRMDQLVDLVDQTELNAMVIDIKDDLGYITYKTDNSDLIKWGKPQPFIRDIDALMARLQKHDIYPIARIVVFKDTILAKKHPELSFRHKDGSVWSNGKGDSFVNPYNKEVWDYNIEIAKEAAKLGFKEIQFDYVRFPEGFEKRADSLIYTKNEMSRVDAVSSFVKYAKEQLEPLGVRVSVDIFGYAASVPAAEGIGQDFVKISDNVDVISPMIYPSHYTTGWFNAKDPDKAPYQTIKGAVQDTQTKLAELGEKQPIIRPWIQDFTASWLGSGHYIKYGKHEVEEQIRALKEMKVDEFLLWNASNRYTSGVDYE, from the coding sequence GTGAACATCATCTGGACATTACTACTTCTGGCCTTGGGAACAGGCAGCGGAGCAGCGCCTCAAGAGCAGGCTGCGGGGAACGAAGCCGTGCAGGCGAACACGATGTGGACATCGGTCGCGCACACTTTTAAGGTTAATCTAGCAGAAGGTCGCCTGGACAATCCTATCAAACCATCGGATTTGAAGGTAGACCCGCAGGTAGATGCTCCGAAAGTGAAGGGGATTTACGTTACAGCTTACAGTGCCGGGGGATCCCGCATGGATCAGCTTGTTGATCTCGTCGATCAGACCGAGCTGAATGCGATGGTCATCGACATTAAGGACGATTTAGGGTATATCACATACAAGACGGATAATTCCGATCTCATCAAATGGGGGAAACCGCAGCCGTTCATCCGCGACATCGATGCGTTAATGGCCCGTTTGCAGAAGCATGATATTTATCCAATCGCCCGGATCGTCGTGTTTAAGGATACGATTTTAGCCAAGAAGCATCCGGAGCTCTCCTTCCGCCATAAGGACGGATCGGTATGGAGCAACGGCAAGGGCGACAGCTTCGTAAATCCTTATAACAAAGAGGTCTGGGATTATAATATTGAGATTGCGAAGGAAGCAGCAAAATTAGGCTTTAAGGAAATTCAATTCGACTACGTGCGGTTCCCGGAAGGCTTCGAGAAGCGAGCAGACAGCCTAATCTATACCAAAAATGAGATGAGCCGCGTTGATGCCGTCTCCTCATTCGTTAAATACGCCAAGGAGCAGCTGGAACCGTTGGGGGTTCGGGTGTCCGTTGATATTTTCGGGTACGCCGCATCTGTGCCTGCGGCCGAAGGCATCGGCCAGGATTTTGTGAAGATCTCCGACAACGTGGACGTCATTTCTCCGATGATTTATCCAAGCCATTATACAACCGGATGGTTTAATGCGAAGGACCCTGACAAAGCTCCTTACCAGACCATTAAGGGTGCGGTGCAGGATACTCAGACCAAGCTCGCGGAACTTGGCGAGAAGCAGCCGATCATTCGTCCGTGGATTCAAGACTTTACGGCCAGCTGGCTGGGAAGCGGTCATTATATCAAATACGGCAAGCATGAAGTGGAAGAACAAATTCGGGCGCTGAAGGAAATGAAGGTGGATGAGTTCCTGCTCTGGAACGCCTCCAACCGTTATACTTCCGGCGTCGATTATGAATAA
- a CDS encoding YitT family protein, producing MLKEIRNAVVIVLGAALIAAGFNLFLVPLHLLSGGVSGLAMLTAYFTPLDISTMYLAYNVPLLIAGLFLLGRRFIGLSILSVAATTWFIALIPSPDKLLSSDTLLSAVFGGVLVGIGCGISFRVGGSSGGFDIVGSIVTRFRDFPVGNVIVGLNGIVILAMGYLEGNWDLALASMVSIYITGKVVDLIHISHIKVTLFIITDKTEALLERLLTLPRGVTLMKTQGAFSHKEKDMLMTVTTRYELAELREIIKQTDPAAFVNIVETVGVMGAFRRR from the coding sequence GTGTTAAAGGAAATTCGAAATGCGGTTGTCATTGTACTCGGGGCGGCTTTGATCGCTGCGGGTTTTAATCTGTTCCTTGTACCGCTTCATTTGCTCAGCGGCGGCGTGTCGGGGTTAGCGATGCTGACAGCCTACTTCACTCCACTCGATATTAGCACGATGTATCTGGCTTATAACGTGCCGCTCCTGATCGCCGGATTGTTTCTGCTAGGGAGACGATTTATCGGACTTAGCATCCTGTCGGTTGCCGCCACGACCTGGTTCATCGCCTTGATCCCGTCGCCGGACAAGCTGCTGTCATCGGATACCCTGCTCTCTGCGGTCTTCGGCGGTGTGCTCGTCGGCATCGGTTGCGGGATCTCGTTCCGCGTCGGCGGCTCGTCTGGCGGCTTCGATATCGTAGGTTCGATCGTGACCCGCTTCCGCGATTTCCCCGTCGGCAATGTGATCGTCGGACTAAACGGCATTGTCATCCTTGCGATGGGGTATCTCGAAGGCAACTGGGATCTTGCTCTGGCATCCATGGTCTCGATCTATATTACCGGCAAAGTCGTTGACCTGATTCATATCAGTCATATCAAAGTCACGTTGTTTATTATCACTGATAAAACGGAAGCACTGCTGGAACGACTGCTGACGCTGCCGCGCGGGGTTACGTTGATGAAAACTCAGGGCGCTTTTTCCCACAAAGAAAAAGATATGCTGATGACCGTCACGACCCGCTATGAACTGGCTGAACTGCGGGAAATCATCAAGCAAACCGATCCCGCCGCTTTCGTGAATATCGTGGAAACGGTCGGGGTGATGGGCGCGTTTCGGCGTCGTTAA